Below is a window of Komagataella phaffii GS115 chromosome 1, complete sequence DNA.
AGGGTGACTCTTTTCGTCGGATCTTTTGAGAGTACATCGGACTCCATAGTCGAGAAGCGACACCTCTACGGTACCTGCGCTGGAGACATTGGAAAGAAATAcacatttgaaaaacttctgCTGGTCCCCTTTGAACTGACTCAGGTGACGGAAGGTGAAAAAAGCCTTAGACCTGTCCATCGTAGATCGTATCTGGTGCTCCTTGAACTTGAGATGCAAAATGATGTAATCCAAATTGGCAGGCGTAAACAGGAGTTCCTTGTCGTTCAGTAAGAAAGACTGCAACTGCCAATGTATTGCTAAATCGGTGAATCTTCTCAGCGGAGAAGTGACTGTGCAGTATCTGGAGATCCCCAGAGATTCGTGGGGTCGTGGTGTAGATGAAAAGGATGATAATCCCATaaaattcatcatcatgATTCGTTGTGTCAAAGGCACATTTACACAGGTCTGCGACTGCCTGAACATCTCAATGACTTCGGGTGCACGTTGCTTGGACTGAATAATTCGATAGATACTGGGGATCTTTCTTCGTGCACAAAACTCACCTACGCTAGCGTTTGTAGCAATCATTAGCTCGGACACCAGAATTTGggatttggaaaatgatTGATTGTCAAAAATGAGACTGAGTTCTTCCCCAACTTTCTCAACTTTGACAagtctttttgaaataggagagaaattcaaagctccttttttgaatctatgatttttcagattAGTACTCACAGTGAACATCCTGTGAATATCTGTACTCAGTTTCTCCTTGCTAATGTCATGCTTTTTTGAGAGCTCCTCCAAAAATGAATCATTCCCCTTCAATATTTCATCGACTTCGTCATATGTTAATTTTACAAAGTTTGTCTCTAATGCGGCATAAATCTGAGTCTTTTCAGATTctattttgtttttctttgtgtTATAAGATAGTTCAAAGCACATTGTTCTCACTGGCTGACCTTTCTTGGTTAATTCGACATTTTTTACAAAAGATCTGGGTAACATAGGAATGTGTCTGTCGTTTGTGTCTGGGAAATAATGGGTATATGCTCTTCTGAAGCCTATTTTGGATAGTGTTGAATCCAGATCTAGTCTTGAACCAGGATCAGCTATGTGAGTCCTAATTGTCCAGTTATCACCATTCTCAGTTATTGATACTCCATCGTCGATTTCCAAAGCATCAACCCCATCAATAGTGTATATAGTGTCATTGAAAGTCTTTCTGATCTTGCCAAGCGGGTCAGTGGTATCTTTAAACTCCAGATTATCGTAATAGTTTTGCTCTTGGGTGCTAGTTTCAGAAACATTGGTATGCGGCTTTGCTAGTTCATTGGACCATTCAGTTGGATCCGTATTGAGCTCTATTTCTTTTAAAAGAGTCAATAATTCATATACTGTGCTTCTAGTGATAAAATCATTTTTAAACTTGTGAGTGTTTCTTAAGATTCTGACAATCAGTGattcaagaagaggaagattGGAATAATCGTTCCCAGAATAATCTTTCAACAGGTTGATGACTTGAGGATATAGATCCGGTTGTACTAAGTCAGTGTCGCCTCTTACCTTCGAGTCAATATACCGTACTAGTTCTGGCAAAAGAGTCTTATCctctttcattttcaagagaatgCGATCTTGTTCCACCACTTTCGGAAGTGGGATAATCGTAACTTCTAATGGTAGTCCAACGCTGGTAATAGAATGCTTGTAAAGTTTGGAATTCTTTCTGAGACATAgtaccaaagaaagaaatgcAGAGATGTTGATATTCTTCgaagattcaaaagatccCTGTACATTCTTTCCTAAAggaaagttttgaaaggGAAGATAATTAAATGTGTAGTCCTCGCCAAAGACTTCAATGGCTATTTTCTGGTACACGTTGACTGGACTCTCACCAGATGTTAACATCGTGGCCactttgttcaaatcaAGACGATTGCAGGCATCAAGAAGCTCAAAAACACCTATCTGATATGGTCCCTCGGATGATTGTAACAGATTGTGTAGAAACTCTAACTTCATATTTAGTTCAGGCAACTTTTTCCACGCATCTGCCATAAAGTTCACTAGATATTTGGTAATGATCTTTGTGGGTGATTTGGCAGAAATAAAAGTGTTTACTTTGCTTGAGCTAGCAGTGAGTAAAGAACTATCCACTGGTTCCTCTAAAGCCGCTTTCGGGTTTCCAACTGGTGGTAGGTCAGATATTTCTTCGGGAATCACCAGATTACGAAGCCATTTTGTTGGAAAAACTTGTGGAAATCGTAACTTTGAAGACAAcgaagaaagaaacaaaattTCCCCTTGGTCAGTAATCAAAGTGTAACGTGGGTCGGACGGAGAGTTAGGAATCTGTACAACTACTGCCAATCTGGTACCCACATTGGGAGTTAAGGCTATCACATCTCCAACTGAAATATGGGTGTGCAAACAAGCGGAAACCTTGAAACTGTTTGCAACTTTCCCGAAATGAGAAACAAGAGCGTTCTGTATAGTGTTTAATGAGGACTGTGCGCTTAGGGTGTCCTTGGGGAACATTTTGGACCTCCAAACCATATCTGGTTTTGTCACTCTCAACATATTTCTTATCAAAGACTCACTTCGTAGTTGAGacagcttctttggaagtCCCTCCTTCTTATTGGATAATGGAGGACTTGTGCTCTGTCTTCTAATCAACTCCAGGCAATGCCTAGCCCTTGAGTATGGGACCTTGGCAAGAACCATCTGAGAAGAGCCCATAAACTAGTTTAGACAGAAATATCAGAGGGCCGCGAAGGAAATTTTCCTTGCATATTTCATTCCTTACAACTAAACTATACCTAGAAGTGCAGGAAAAGCACCATGAGCACACCCCAGCAGAATAGACCAGTGGCTTCCGGCACTTCAGCAAGTTCAAAAGgaccaagaagaaggaagcCACGAAACGGGAAAGGTCCCTCCAAACTTCAACAGATCACTCGTCTTATCAATCAATTTCCACCTCTTACAATTAACGGAATAGCTGTCACCGGCTTGAAAGAGACAGTGCCGGAATACATAAAAAGACTATCTGAGAAAGAGGAATGGATCTACTTGTCGTTTCTTTTGCGACCTGAAGCAGATTTTCCTTTTGAGTTGGAGTTTTTGAGTATTTCACTAGGTATTCCTCCAAAGTTATCAACCAGACCAGAGATCGCTGTGCTGAATGACGACATTCCAAGAGGCTACAGCCTAAATATTGAGAGCGGTTTTAAAGCTGTTGCCAACAAGGCAGTCAACTTAAAAACAAGAAGCTCAAACCCCAAAGGAAAGGGCAAGCCTACTGGCGGCGTTCTTCCAaataatgatgatgacgacCTGGAACTTGTGGGAATGGATTTACTGGGAATGATTTTGACGCTAAGAAAATaccttgaaaaacttttatctcagaagaagaaagaaacaataaAAATAGTCAAATCTACCAGCGTCAAAGGTGACAGTTCGGGAcaaaaatctgaaaagtcCCTGCCTCAACcgaaaaaagagaaagaacagaaagaaTCTAATATACCCAAGCACATTCGAAACCTAAGAGAGTATGAGTTGGCCCGTTTAGAGGCCCGTTTGAAACCGTTCAACATTCGcaaattcaaagagaacaacTACAACACCGTTTATATAATGACTTTACAATTCAACCCCATCGTGATCAACATCGAAGATATGGAGAAAAGCATACACTCGTTGCCTATTCGACTTTCTATACCCAAGGATTATTTATCCAATGCAAAGAAGCCAGTCAAACTAGACGTAATCATGACAGATCCAATAATAACTAACCTGACGTCATCTTCAGATAAAGGTTACATGTTAGTGTTGAGTAAGCTGCTAAGCAATATTATGAACAATTTTACAACGATGGCGACTGAAGatctgaagagaaatgTGGATTCTCTGGAACAGACCGACAGCACTGTCCAACCTGAAACACTTGATACCATCAGTCTTCCCCACACAGTTACCAGTCAAATGAATTATTTCATTGTTCACATcgaaaagtttcttctaGAGCGAAGGGATTTTTCCAAATGGTACGAGCTTATGAGGAGTTTGACCTAGGCAGGAACTACTATCTACCACATATGTATCAGTCCATTTTCAATACCTTTCTACACCCCAAAATGTTCTAGTCCTACTCACATGTTTCATATGGTTGAAGCCGCGAAACTCTGGATGCGCTAGATATCGTAAAGCCTAATCTGGAAATCTTCTCTGTTGTCTCTGATCTCCCTATGAGGAACACTCCAATAGACGTTTCCAAGGAAGACGGATTGGTGGATCTCAACCGGATAATAAACCTCTCCGATGATAGTAATGAGAACATCCGacctccttcttttctaaAAGGATCAAACACCAGGAATTCTGACCCTTCTCTGGATCGTGATCTTTCCTTAGATCAAGATGATACTTCCCGAATAGGACTGGATTCAGATGGGGACAGGGTGCCACGCAAtgctgatgatgaaagGAGAACGAGGCGTGACTCCTTTCAGTTGCTGGGATCTGTCGGCATTGCTAGACGGAAATCCATTCAATTGATCTCACACTCAGTGGATGCCATTACCAAGAAGGGCCGTAAAAAGGGGGATGCAACTTCCCTGGACCAGAACGAAAATGAAAATAGCAGAATTTCACTGATGTTTAACGATTTGCTAATACGGTACGAGTTTTCAGCTTCCAGCAGAGAAGAGTTAAATAACCTTTCAATCACCAAGAAGATAGAGCTATTGGAGAAGGAATCACTAGGACAGCTACAGAAAAGAACAATTATCCAAGATCTTGCCCCTTATAAATATAGCAGCAAGCCTTCACAGAAATACTCACCAAAGTGGTATGTCGAAGCATTAATGTCCCAGAGAATGACTGTTAAACGATTGGGCACCCTTGAGAATCAGCTACGCAATGAAACAAATCTATGGATCCAGGATTTTTTAATGCTACAAGGCCATGTTGCAATTTCTGTGCAGCTCACAGctattttgaagaagtcacTGAAAACTAATGATGAACTGCAGCAGGAAAGTCTACTGCTGTATTGCTTGAAGAACATTGCGAATCGCAAAGAAGGCTCAGACTTGGCCGTCGAGTCAAATCAGTTGATATCGTGCTTACTACAATGTCTTCTATCGACCAGAATTAGTGTTAAAAACGTGAGCACAGATATTTTAGCCTTGTTAAGCCTTTGGAAACCTCCCAAAGGACGCGCTGTTATCATGGCTAATATGGCAAGTTTGGTGTCTCAAACTaaacaaactgaaaactCGATTTCTCTTTTCCGTCCCTGGCTGGCCAGCgttttggaatctttggaagactACCATTTCCTGAAACAATCTGACACCCCTTCTCAACTTATAGACCTGCTGAACAACTACTTTCTTGTGACTGTTTTTCTTGTACTATCGTTAGTGGAAGGAAACACAGATATTAATGAACGACGGCATATCAGAAGTCAGCTAAATGCTGGTGGACTGCTTGAAATTCTGGAGAAGCTAAAGAATATTGATTCCTACGCCATTTTAGAGCAAGTCGAACGATATGAAGCTTtagaatttgaagatgttgaTTCAGATACTGACTCTGCTAATTACTCTGTGCACATGCCACCCTTGGATGGTATTTGGGAAAGTTTGGATGAGAACAATCGACTGTATTTTAAATCTATCATGAGTCATTTATTGGAAATGACAATGAATTTGGAATCACCCATAAGttccaagattttggacTTGGTCAATTACCTTGTACAGCACATTTGCAAAGAGTCCAAAAAGATAGGATTGAACCCTGAAAGTGTTTTCAATATTGGTTTAAGCAGGTATTTGGACAGAGTTCACACTGATGACTTGGCTACGCGAGCCATTCAGGATGTAAGAGAAGCTCTAAATTTGGTTGACCTCACCCAGGATGAAAATAATAGACTAAAATCTTTACTGTTGAATGTTCTGAAAAATGGCTTAAATGAGAATACATCAcatcaaattgaagataGTCTGCAAGGTTTCGATCAGATTTATTAcgatgataaagaaaacAGCGCTGTTAATGCTGTCAAGGGTAACTCCTTGACACCACCCACTACCAACTGGTGGAATCATTCTGATATTAAACGAAAAGATTCCGCTGCAAGGACTAACTTTATTTCCAAAGTAACCAACAGTCAACTCAAACGATTAAGGGAGGAGAGGCAGGAAAACACTAATTTCGTTCATAATATCGATCGTTCCATGGAAGGTAGTAGCCTAAATGAGCCAGGCTTACGAATGTATGGACAATCCTTTGTTTCTGCTTTAAAGGATGATACTGATAGTAAGCAGAGTGCTCGATACGGTTTGGCAAATCACACAAGCGATGGTGCTGGCAAAGATCCAATTTACACTTCCGATTTTGACGACGCAGTCCGTTTAGGAGAAGGTTCTGGCAGGGGTTATGGGCTTGGGGTCAGTAATCGTTCAAGTTCGATCCCTGGTTTTGGTCCAAGTTCAGGCTTGAGTAGGATTGAAGGTCAAGGTTTGGGTCCAGGTTTGGGTCCAGGTGATGGCCCTGGCTTAGGTCCGGGTCTGAGTGCTGGTGATGGCCTTGGTTTGGGTCCAGGTTTCGGTGCTGGTAATGGGCCAGGTTCAGGTCCGGGTCTGGGTGCTGGTGATGGCCCTGGTTTGGGGTCCAGGTTTCGGTGCTGGTAATGGGCCAGGTTCAGGTCCGGGTCTGGGTGCTGGTGATGGCCCTGGTTTGGGTCCTGGTTTGGGTCCTGGTTTGGGTCCTGGTTTGGGTCCTGGTTTGGGTCCTGGTTTGGGTCCTGGTTTGGGTCCTGGTTTGGGGTCCTGGTTTGGGTTCCTGGTAACGGGCCAGGTTTGGGTCCTGGCTTAGGTGCAAGTGATGGTTCAGATTTGGGTAGTCGTACAAGGACAGAATCTAAAAACAGTACGTTATCTGCACCACCGCCACCACCTCCTCCTCCGCCTCCACCTCCTCCTTTACCACAATTGCTCCAAGCAAAGACTGCACTTCCCCCGCCTCCACCTCCACTTCCCGAAAACTTGAAGGTTAATTCTTCGTGTTCAATTCCTCCACCGCCACCGCTGCCAGGCGCTCCTCCGATTCCTGACTTTCTCAATAAACCTAGCATCAcaatgaaagaagagatAAAGGTGCCGGACTTCTTGACAAAGATACCCAAACCCaagttgaaactgaaacaAATCCATTGGGACAAAATAGAAAATGTGGACAAAACATTTTGGGAAAATCTGTCTGACTCTCAAATGGTAGTTGAAATATTGGACAAAGGCCTACTTGGAGAGGTAGAATCGCTGTTTGCTGCCAAAAAGAGTCTCGTATTATCTAAGACTAAGCCAAAGTGCAACCCCACAGATGAATCAAATCGTGTCAAAGTATCGTTATTGCCTAAAGAAATGGCtcaacattttgaaattaatCTTCATAGTCTGGGATCACTATCAGAAATGGAGCTGGTCTCTAAAATTCTGCACTGTGAACCCGAGATTATTAACAATACCAGTTTActtgaattcttcaatggagatGAATTAGTTGATGTTTCAGGTCAtctattgaagaaatttcaagaatatGAAGCTGAAAATGATCCTAATGAGTTGGAACGTCCTGATAGGTTTTTCCTGGAACTTTGCTATAAGCTTAGATCGTACTGGAAATCTCGATCACGTACATTATTGCTCGTGTCTACATTCGAAAAAGACTATCAGGATCTGAGCTCGAAGTTGAATAAATTAGACCTTGCTATTGAGAGCTTGAAAACTGGAGAGCTTTTggttcaagtttttgatgtCATCCGAGTAGTGGGAAACTTTATGAATGATGATAATAAACGAGCCCAAGGTTTCAAGTTGTCTACTTTGAATAGACTAAAGTTTCTGAAAGGAAACAACAATCGGACCACATTTTTACATCACATTGAGAAGCTGATTCGAAACCATTTTCCTGAACTTTGTGGATTTattgatcaacttgaaGCTATCACAAAGGTTACAACTTTAGACATTGAAAATCTAGAGAGAGAATGCCAAGATTTTGgcaagaaaattgaaaatagtATTTTATCCATTGATAAAGGTAACTTGCGTAAGGTCGGAGAAATCAACTCTTCTGACAAAGTTATTGAAGTTGTCAAACCCttacttgaaaaagcagagagaaaaaatttGGTATTACAGTCTCATTTGAAACGATCTTTTACTGCACTTGATAATGTCATGTTATACTTTGGCGAAGATCCGTCTGATATAGACTCTAGAGTaaccttcttctccaagcTAGCCAATTTTATGGAT
It encodes the following:
- a CDS encoding Exoribonuclease II, mitochondrial, whose translation is MGSSQMVLAKVPYSRARHCLELIRRQSTSPPLSNKKEGLPKKLSQLRSESLIRNMLRVTKPDMVWRSKMFPKDTLSAQSSLNTIQNALVSHFGKVANSFKVSACLHTHISVGDVIALTPNVGTRLAVVVQIPNSPSDPRYTLITDQGEILFLSSLSSKLRFPQVFPTKWLRNLVIPEEISDLPPVGNPKAALEEPVDSSLLTASSSKVNTFISAKSPTKIITKYLVNFMADAWKKLPELNMKLEFLHNLLQSSEGPYQIGVFELLDACNRLDLNKVATMLTSGESPVNVYQKIAIEVFGEDYTFNYLPFQNFPLGKNVQGSFESSKNINISAFLSLVLCLRKNSKLYKHSITSVGLPLEVTIIPLPKVVEQDRILLKMKEDKTLLPELVRYIDSKVRGDTDLVQPDLYPQVINLLKDYSGNDYSNLPLLESLIVRILRNTHKFKNDFITRSTVYELLTLLKEIELNTDPTEWSNELAKPHTNVSETSTQEQNYYDNLEFKDTTDPLGKIRKTFNDTIYTIDGVDALEIDDGVSITENGDNWTIRTHIADPGSRLDLDSTLSKIGFRRAYTHYFPDTNDRHIPMLPRSFVKNVELTKKGQPVRTMCFELSYNTKKNKIESEKTQIYAALETNFVKLTYDEVDEILKGNDSFLEELSKKHDISKEKLSTDIHRMFTVSTNLKNHRFKKGALNFSPISKRLVKVEKVGEELSLIFDNQSFSKSQILVSELMIATNASVGEFCARRKIPSIYRIIQSKQRAPEVIEMFRQSQTCVNVPLTQRIMMMNFMGLSSFSSTPRPHESLGISRYCTVTSPLRRFTDLAIHWQLQSFLLNDKELLFTPANLDYIILHLKFKEHQIRSTMDRSKAFFTFRHLSQFKGDQQKFFKCVFLSNVSSAGTVEVSLLDYGVRCTLKRSDEKSHPGARMIGTLKIGDIIEDAYVEDIDLLEGNLLLRSPSCI